One window from the genome of Cryptomeria japonica chromosome 6, Sugi_1.0, whole genome shotgun sequence encodes:
- the LOC131050962 gene encoding coniferin beta-glucosidase-like — protein sequence MEMIQTLFLCLLFSIVSTSVGLDRNDFPLNFKFGTASSAYQYEGAWREGGKGLSNWDAFTHSPGSIKDGSNGDVADDQYHKYLEDIELMVSLGLDTYRFSISWSRILPDGKGKINQAGIEYYNNFINALLQNGIQQFVTLFHFDVPNALQDSYGGWLSPQIVTDFEAYADICFKAFGDRVKYWATMNEPYLFVPLGYTVGLFPPPLGKCVSGNSLSEPYVAAQHVLLAHAAAVNTYRTKYQQIQGGSIGFVVSAPWYEPLEDTPDDRAAVDRILAFNIRWFLDPVILGNYPIEMRERLGLRLPATDSEMSGKLAGSFDFIAINQYTTLYASSIPTPSLDSTTRFYADSMVYLTGERQGIPIGERTGMDGLYVVPHGIQNMVEYVTQIYNNPPIFITENGYAESKDSCATLQEALEDVRRIHFHSNNLHYLAKAIMNGSDVRGYFIWSLLDNFEWRFGYTRIFGLYYVDKLSQSRYPKLSAEWVKQFLRMDASITV from the exons ATGGAAATGATTCAAACTTTGTTTCTCTGCTTGTTATTTAGCATTGTTTCCACGAGTGTTGGGCTCGACAGGAACGACTTTCCCCTGAATTTCAAGTTTGGAACTGCTTCCTCTGCCTATCAG TATGAAGGTGCTTGGAGAGAAGGAGGTAAAGGTCTCAGCAACTGGGATGCCTTCACACATTCACCAG GAAGTATAAAAGATGGAAGCAATGGAGACGTAGCGGATGATCAATATCACAAATATCTG GAAGATATCGAGCTCATGGTGTCACTTGGGCTAGACACTTATAGATTCTCCATATCATGGTCTCGAATCCTTCCAG ATGGTAAAGGTAAAATCAACCAGGCTGGGATTGAGTACTACAATAATTTTATCAATGCTCTTCTTCAAAATGGTATCCAACAATTTGTTACATTATTCCACTTCGACGTTCCGAATGCACTTCAAGACTCCTACGGTGGATGGCTCAGTCCACAGATAGT AACGGACTTTGAAGCCTACGCGGATATTTGTTTCAAAGCCTTTGGTGACCGGGTAAAGTACTGGGCTACAATGAACGAACCATATCTTTTTGTTCCACTGGGTTACACCGTTGGATTATTTCCTCCACCTTTGGGAAAGTGTGTCTCTGGGAATTCCCTGTCTGAACCATATGTTGCTGCACAACATGTTTTGCTGGCCCATGCAGCTGCAGTCAACACATATAGGACCAAATATCAG CAAATTCAAGGAGGATCTATTGGATTTGTGGTTAGCGCACCATGGTATGAACCATTGGAAGACACTCCTGATGACAGAGCAGCTGTCGATAGAATTCTAGCATTCAATATCCGATG GTTTCTAGATCCAGTTATTCTGGGAAATTATCCAATTGAAATGCGTGAACGACTGGGTTTGCGCCTACCTGCTACTGATTCAGAAATGTCTGGGAAGCTTGCAGGATCATTCGATTTCATCGCCATAAATCAGTACACAACCTTGTATGCAAGCAGTATCCCTACTCCTTCCCTCGACTCCACTACACGCTTTTATGCGGACTCCATGGTTTATTTGACCGGCGAAAGACAAGGAATTCCCATTGGAGAACGA ACAGGAATGGACGGTTTATATGTTGTGCCTCATGGAATTCAGAATATGGTGGAATATGTAACACAAATCTACAACAATCCTCCTATTTTCATCACAGAAAACG GGTATGCAGAATCCAAGGATTCCTGTGCCACATTACAGGAAGCTTTGGAAGACGTGAGGAGAATACATTTTCACAGCAATAACTTGCATTACTTGGCAAAGGCAATCAT GAATGGATCAGATGTGCGTGGATACTTCATTTGGTCTCTTCTTGACAATTTTGAGTGGCGATTCGGCTACACACGGATATTTGGGCTATATTACGTGGATAAGCTTTCTCAGAGCAGATATCCGAAGCTATCCGCTGAATGGGTAAAGCAATTTCTTCGGATGGACGCAAGCATCACAGTATAA
- the LOC131050961 gene encoding coniferin beta-glucosidase-like, with translation MEMIQTLFLGLLFSIVSTSVGLDRNDFLPNFKFGTASSAYQYEGAWRGGKGLSNWDAFTHSPGSIKDGSNGDVADDQYHKYLEYIELMVSLGLDTYRFSISWSRILPDGKGKINQAGIEYYNNFINALLQNGIQPFVTLFHFDLPYALQDSYGGWFSPQIVTNFEAYADICFKAFGDRVKYWATMNEPNLFVPLGFTVGLFPPRRCSMPLGKCVSGNSLSEPYVAAHNVLLAHAAAVNTYKTKYQKIQGGSIGFVVSAPWYEPLEDTPDDRAAVDRILAFNIRWFLDPVVLGNYPSEMRQRLGLRLPTIDSEMSGKLAGSFDFIGINQYTTLYASTTRTPSLDSTTRFYADSMVYLTGERQGIPIGEPTGMDGLYVVPRGIQNMVEYVTQIYNKPPIFITENGYAESKTSSATLQEALEDVRRIHFHSDNLNYLAKAIRNGSDVRGYFIWSLLDNFEWRFGYSKRFGLYYVDKLSQSRYPKLSAEWLKQFLLMDASSTV, from the exons ATGGAAATGATTCAAACTTTGTTTCTCGGCTTGTTATTTAGCATTGTCTCCACAAGTGTTGGGCTCGACAGGAACGACTTTCTCCCGAATTTCAAGTTTGGAACTGCTTCCTCTGCCTATCAG TATGAAGGTGCTTGGAGAGGAGGTAAAGGTCTCAGCAACTGGGATGCCTTCACACATTCACCAG GAAGTATAAAAGATGGAAGCAATGGAGACGTAGCGGATGATCAATATCACAAATATCTG GAATATATCGAGCTCATGGTGTCACTTGGGCTAGACACTTATAGATTCTCCATATCATGGTCTCGAATCCTTCCAG ATGGTAAAGGTAAAATCAACCAGGCTGGGATTGAGTATTACAATAATTTTATCAATGCTCTTCTTCAAAATGGTATCCAGCCATTTGTTACATTATTCCACTTCGACCTTCCATATGCACTTCAAGACTCCTACGGTGGATGGTTCAGTCCACAGATAGT AACGAACTTTGAAGCCTACGCGGATATTTGTTTTAAAGCCTTTGGTGACCGGGTAAAGTACTGGGCTACAATGAATGAACCAAATCTTTTTGTTCCACTGGGTTTCACCGTTGGATTATTTCCTCCTAGAAGGTGTTCAATGCCTTTGGGAAAGTGTGTCTCTGGGAATTCCCTGTCTGAGCCATATGTTGCTGCACACAATGTTTTGCTCGCCCATGCAGCTGCAGTCAACACATATAAGACCAAATATCAG AAAATTCAAGGAGGATCTATTGGATTTGTGGTTAGCGCACCATGGTATGAACCATTGGAAGACACTCCTGATGACAGAGCAGCTGTCGATAGAATTCTAGCATTCAATATCCGATG GTTTCTGGATCCAGTTGTTCTGGGAAATTATCCAAGTGAAATGCGTCAACGACTGGGATTGCGCCTACCAACTATTGATTCAGAAATGTCTGGGAAGCTTGCAGGATCATTCGATTTCATCGGCATAAACCAGTACACAACCTTGTATGCAAGCACTACCCGTACTCCTTCCCTCGACTCCACTACACGATTCTATGCGGACTCCATGGTTTATTTGACCGGCGAAAGACAAGGAATTCCCATTGGAGAACCA ACAGGAATGGACGGTTTATATGTTGTGCCTCGTGGAATTCAGAATATGGTGGAATATGTAACACAAATCTACAACAAACCTCCTATTTTCATCACAGAAAACG GGTATGCAGAATCCAAGACCTCCTCTGCCACATTACAGGAAGCTTTGGAAGACGTGAGGAGAATACATTTTCACAGCGATAACTTGAATTACTTGGCAAAGGCAATAAG GAATGGATCAGATGTGCGTGGATACTTCATTTGGTCTCTTCTTGACAATTTTGAGTGGCGATTCGGCTACTCAAAGAGATTTGGACTATACTACGTGGATAAGCTTTCTCAGAGCAGATATCCGAAGCTATCCGCTGAATGGCTAAAGCAATTTCTTCTGATGGACGCAAGCAGCACAGTTTAA